One segment of Sporanaerobacter acetigenes DSM 13106 DNA contains the following:
- a CDS encoding HNH endonuclease family protein, whose translation MSKAGSSIFPRDAQFKKSFVELDIYNRGNKLALFTLYNIEKHQHKEIVEFDQLTVEHIMPQTLTPKWNIDLGKDGDEVHKLYKDTIGNLTITKYNSEISNKSFEDKKDIYSNSNIKLTRDITNFEKWNKNSIIGRANSLFERANEIWELPVDDYINVTQENLITGEEYSIMDNVDVTGYKPTALIIDNDRIPISSWKDMLVEMCDFLLNFDRELFYSLLDNKNFRKLISRNADDIRKEEQLAEGLYLETNLNANDILNYVRLLTTEFDMEEFIDFTVRY comes from the coding sequence ATGAGCAAAGCTGGGAGTTCGATTTTTCCAAGAGATGCTCAATTCAAAAAAAGTTTTGTTGAACTAGATATATATAACAGGGGAAATAAATTAGCGTTATTTACTTTATACAATATTGAAAAACATCAGCATAAAGAAATTGTAGAATTTGATCAATTAACAGTAGAACATATTATGCCACAAACCTTAACCCCTAAATGGAACATTGATTTAGGAAAGGATGGAGATGAGGTTCATAAATTATATAAGGATACTATTGGAAACTTAACAATTACAAAATATAATTCGGAAATATCAAACAAAAGCTTTGAGGACAAAAAAGATATTTATTCGAATTCAAACATTAAATTGACAAGAGATATTACAAATTTTGAAAAATGGAATAAAAATAGCATTATAGGTAGAGCAAATAGTTTATTTGAAAGAGCAAATGAAATTTGGGAACTTCCAGTAGACGATTATATAAATGTAACACAGGAAAATTTAATTACAGGTGAAGAGTATTCAATAATGGATAATGTAGATGTTACAGGATATAAGCCTACGGCATTGATTATAGATAATGATAGAATTCCCATTTCATCATGGAAGGACATGTTAGTTGAAATGTGTGATTTTTTATTAAATTTTGATAGAGAATTGTTTTATTCTTTATTAGATAATAAAAACTTTAGAAAATTAATTTCTAGGAATGCTGATGATATAAGGAAAGAAGAACAGTTGGCAGAAGGCTTATATCTAGAAACAAATTTAAATGCAAATGATATTTTAAATTATGTCAGACTGTTAACTACAGAATTTGATATGGAAGAATTCATTGATTTTACTGTAAGATACTAA
- a CDS encoding DUF1819 family protein — MLEYTSVLKSRPFLYLELKKAAQLKIQGLDEKEIKYKAIEENIFAVNTETRKKEIASTVINRIEELDMYILDKIVNGSLQTSKQLALYSILKTDRLFFEFMKEVYREKILLKDSIITDKNFNIFFRRKAEQSEQIANWKDYTLYKLKQVYKRVLSEAGFIKNSKKEIEIIPQIMEAEVIEYLKDKGDILYLEVMLGEI; from the coding sequence ATGCTAGAATATACTTCTGTATTGAAGTCTAGACCTTTTTTATATCTTGAACTTAAAAAGGCAGCACAGCTGAAAATACAAGGACTAGACGAAAAAGAAATAAAATATAAAGCTATAGAAGAAAATATATTTGCTGTTAACACAGAAACCAGAAAAAAAGAAATTGCTTCAACAGTTATCAATAGAATAGAAGAATTAGACATGTATATATTGGATAAAATTGTTAATGGAAGTTTACAAACAAGTAAACAATTGGCTTTATATAGTATTTTAAAAACTGACAGATTGTTCTTTGAGTTTATGAAAGAAGTCTACAGAGAAAAAATACTACTAAAAGATTCTATCATAACCGATAAAAATTTTAATATTTTTTTTAGGAGAAAGGCTGAACAGAGCGAACAAATAGCAAATTGGAAAGATTATACACTTTACAAATTAAAACAAGTTTATAAGAGAGTTTTATCTGAAGCAGGATTTATCAAAAATTCAAAGAAAGAAATTGAAATTATACCTCAAATAATGGAGGCTGAAGTGATTGAATATTTAAAAGATAAAGGAGATATATTGTATCTAGAAGTGATGTTAGGAGAGATATAG
- a CDS encoding DUF1788 domain-containing protein: MEIYERLDKILPRVQEKRFRENKGLGNEIGFYIFDYDPSDELIVRDHIKFLKQKINNEDLEIKIKEFDLYEIILEILEDKGYLNKVFEMEKQRGTEYVINAIKKTLRLTQKNDLVVEYIRNRVNDNDIVFLTGVGKAWPIIRSHTVLNTLHAPIDDVPLVMFFPGIYDGLELKLFGEIKDDNYYRAFKLIDR; encoded by the coding sequence ATGGAAATTTATGAAAGACTGGACAAAATCCTTCCAAGGGTGCAGGAGAAACGATTTAGAGAAAATAAAGGTTTGGGAAATGAAATAGGTTTTTACATATTTGATTATGATCCATCAGACGAATTAATTGTTAGGGATCATATCAAATTTTTAAAGCAAAAAATAAACAATGAAGATTTAGAGATTAAAATCAAGGAATTTGATTTATATGAGATTATTTTAGAAATATTAGAGGACAAGGGTTATCTTAACAAGGTTTTTGAAATGGAAAAACAAAGGGGAACAGAATATGTTATAAATGCCATAAAAAAGACTTTAAGACTTACTCAAAAGAATGATTTAGTTGTTGAATATATAAGAAACCGAGTTAACGATAATGATATAGTTTTTTTAACAGGAGTAGGTAAAGCATGGCCTATTATTAGATCTCACACTGTTTTAAATACTTTACATGCTCCAATAGATGATGTTCCTCTAGTTATGTTTTTTCCAGGAATATATGACGGATTGGAACTCAAATTGTTTGGAGAAATAAAAGATGACAACTATTATAGGGCTTTTAAATTAATTGATAGATAA